The window TCAACTTAGGTTGGCCTTTTTTATTGCCTGTCATTTGGAATTCAAGCTTCAAACCTAAACGGCAGGCACAAAAAAACCGCTGAACAATCAGCGGTTTTTAAATTCTTTAAGCGAACGCTAAGCGTGGCTTAGAACAACTCTTCTGCAACGCGGAACAGCTCAGAACGGTCTGGGTTCTGCATGTTCTCGATACAGTCGATGATGTCGTGGTGAACAAGTTCTTCTTTCTCGATACCAACACAACGACCACCGTGGCCTTCTTGAAGAAGGTGAACAGCGTAGTTACCCATGCGTGAAGCCAGTACACGGTCAAATGCAGTAGGACGACCACCACGTTGGATGTGACCAAGAACCGTTGCACGAGTTTCACGACCTGTTGAAGATTCGATCTCTTTAGCCAGTTCGTTAGCATCCATCATTAGCTCAGTTAGAGCGATGATTGCGTGCTTCTTACCTTTCGCAATTCCATCTTGGATATTGCTGATTAGCTGTTCTTTATCTAGGCCAGTCTCTGGAGTAATGATGTACTCACAACCGCCTGCGATTGCTGACATAAGCGTAAGGTCACCACAGTGACGGCCCATGATTTCAACAATAGAAATACGTTGGTGAGAAGAAGACGTGTCACGTAGACGGTCGATTGAATCAATAACTGTGTTAAGCGCAGTTAGGTAACCGATTGTGTAGTCAGTACCCGCGATATCGTTATCGATTGTGCCAGGAAGACCGATACATGGGTAACCCATTTCTGTCAGTTTCTTAGCGCCCATGTAAGAACCGTCGCCACCGATAACAACAAGTGCTTCGATACCGTGCTTCTTAAGGTTCTCGATGCCTTTCTCGCGAACTTTAACATCTTTGAATTCAGGGAAACGTGCAGAACCTAAAAAAGTACCGCCGCGGTTGATGACGTCAGATACGCTTGAACGGTCAAGCTTTTCAATACGGTCTTCAACAAGGCCTTGGTAGCCGTCGTAAATGCCGTAAACTTCAATGCCAACTGATAGTGCGGTACGAACTACGCCGCGTACTGCTGCGTTCATGCCTGGAGCGTCACCACCACTGGTCAAAACACCGATCTTCTTAATCATGCTCACCCTCGATTTTTGGGAATCTATTATTCAATTCTTTTGCTTGCCGATTGTATATCAACAAGATTTTAAATCTATATATGTGCTTTATGTTACATTTCCTCAATGGGAATAGCACTTAAATCGCGTAAATTTATGTAACATTTCTACTTCTGTAAGAGTATTACAGTTTTACTCAGTAACTTTGTTGATTCACATCAGAATCAACATTAATTGTTATGCGGTGGTTTTTGTATCACCAAAGAATTCGCAATTTTTACTCACTTTAGTTCAAAAGCCACCCACTTACCATTTGCGGGCTGCTTTTCCCACCTATTACCAAGAATGGAATTTCTGCTGCTTCTCCGGGCCAAACACCACCGAATACGGGTCTTGATGAATTAATACATCAGCATCAGGGAACACAGAGATAAGCTTGGCCTCCACTTCATCAGAAATGCGATGCGCTTCAATAAGTGGGATATTATCTTCCAATTCTAAATGCAGTTGGATAAAGCGAATCGGCCCCGAACGACGAGTTCGTAATTGATGCACACCCAGCACGCCTTCAATGCTCAATGATGTCTCTTTAATCTGTTTCAGCTCTTCATCTGGCAGCTTATGATCAAGCAGAGATTGCACCGCTTCCATCGCCATTTGGTAAGCGCTGTATAGGATGTAGATACCAATACCAATCGCGAACACCGAATCCGCCTGACCAATGCCAAACCAGCTCAACGCCAGTGCCAACATAATAGCGGCGTTCATATAGAGATCGGTCTGGTAGTGCAGTGAATCAGCCGCAATGGCTTGGCTACCGGTTTTGTTGACGACATGCTTTTGGAACCGAACTAAACCGAAGGTCATCACCATCGCGAATAAGCTGACATAGATACCAATTTCTGGGGAGTTCAGTTCGTGGGGTCTAAAGAAGCGCTCAATACCGTTAAGAATGAGGAAACAAGCAGAGCCTGAGATAAACATCGCCTGCGCTAATGCGGCAAGCGATTCAGCCTTACCATGACCAAAGGTATGTTCTTTGTCGGCGGGCTGGAGAGAGTAGCGAACCACGATAAGGTTGACGACAGAGGCCGCGATATCCAACATTGAATCCACGACGGAAGCCAACAGACTCACAGAACCTGTCACCCACCACGCTGCGACTTTCACTATCAATAAGATAGTGGCGATGGTTGTGGCTGCCCAAGCGGCGAGCGTAACTAAACGTGCGTATTCTTGTTTCATAATTTGGCTATAAAGTGACTGATAGCACAAAGTATAACCTGCAAACAATCAATTGAATATGACAGCTTGGATGTAAAACATTCATTTCTAGGGATCAAAAAAAGCGACACTCGGCCGCTTCTTTCTCAACACTGTCATTCAATCCGGCTTTCTCAAGCCATGAATTACTTGTCTTTGTTCATGCGTTTTTCCATTTTATCAGCACACTTAGTCATGCGCTCTTGTTGGATCTCTTTCAGTTGAGTCTTTTGCTCAGCCGTTAGTACGCTCATCATTTGGTG of the Vibrio lentus genome contains:
- the pfkA gene encoding 6-phosphofructokinase; the protein is MIKKIGVLTSGGDAPGMNAAVRGVVRTALSVGIEVYGIYDGYQGLVEDRIEKLDRSSVSDVINRGGTFLGSARFPEFKDVKVREKGIENLKKHGIEALVVIGGDGSYMGAKKLTEMGYPCIGLPGTIDNDIAGTDYTIGYLTALNTVIDSIDRLRDTSSSHQRISIVEIMGRHCGDLTLMSAIAGGCEYIITPETGLDKEQLISNIQDGIAKGKKHAIIALTELMMDANELAKEIESSTGRETRATVLGHIQRGGRPTAFDRVLASRMGNYAVHLLQEGHGGRCVGIEKEELVHHDIIDCIENMQNPDRSELFRVAEELF
- the fieF gene encoding CDF family cation-efflux transporter FieF (FieF, a metal efflux transporter, is a member of the CDF (cation diffusion facilitator) family of transporters.); protein product: MKQEYARLVTLAAWAATTIATILLIVKVAAWWVTGSVSLLASVVDSMLDIAASVVNLIVVRYSLQPADKEHTFGHGKAESLAALAQAMFISGSACFLILNGIERFFRPHELNSPEIGIYVSLFAMVMTFGLVRFQKHVVNKTGSQAIAADSLHYQTDLYMNAAIMLALALSWFGIGQADSVFAIGIGIYILYSAYQMAMEAVQSLLDHKLPDEELKQIKETSLSIEGVLGVHQLRTRRSGPIRFIQLHLELEDNIPLIEAHRISDEVEAKLISVFPDADVLIHQDPYSVVFGPEKQQKFHSW